From Hyphomicrobiales bacterium 4NK60-0047b, the proteins below share one genomic window:
- the pqqE gene encoding pyrroloquinoline quinone biosynthesis protein PqqE, with amino-acid sequence MIEAGDNNSADLCAVAPMGLLAELTHRCPLQCPYCSNPTELERSSGELSTEDWARVFKEAGELGILQTHLSGGEPTVRKDLEEILKAAVDAGIYTNLITAGVLLSRERLEGLVDIGLDHVQLSVQHVDAKLADKIAGFKGGYSKKLELAKWVKELGLPLTVNSPMHRHNVEYLEEIIEFAVKLGAERLEVAHIQYYGWAFENRHTLIPTKEQVYRNADTVDEARERLKGIMSIDFVVPDYYAVRPKPCMGGWGSSFMTISPTGKVLPCHAAASIKGLEFENVTDRHLRDIWLHSSSFNKYRGTDYLPDPCKSCEFREVDFGGCRCQAFMFTGDAKNTDPACSKSSYHKDLLEIAERESKLEPKEFLYRKFTKQQQPAE; translated from the coding sequence ATGATTGAAGCTGGTGATAATAATAGTGCTGACCTTTGTGCCGTGGCTCCAATGGGGCTATTGGCTGAACTCACTCATCGATGTCCACTTCAATGTCCCTATTGTTCAAACCCAACAGAGCTAGAACGTTCAAGTGGAGAACTTTCAACGGAAGATTGGGCCCGGGTTTTTAAAGAAGCTGGTGAACTCGGCATTTTGCAAACTCACCTCTCAGGCGGAGAACCCACTGTTCGCAAGGATTTGGAAGAAATTCTCAAAGCAGCCGTTGATGCTGGCATCTACACAAACCTAATCACGGCCGGCGTTCTGCTCTCTCGTGAAAGATTAGAAGGCTTAGTTGATATCGGCCTTGATCATGTACAACTCTCTGTTCAACATGTGGATGCAAAATTAGCTGATAAAATAGCTGGCTTTAAAGGGGGCTATTCAAAAAAACTAGAACTTGCTAAATGGGTAAAAGAACTTGGCCTGCCCTTAACGGTCAACTCACCTATGCACCGGCATAATGTCGAATATTTAGAAGAGATCATTGAGTTTGCAGTCAAGCTAGGCGCTGAGCGCTTAGAAGTCGCACACATCCAATATTATGGCTGGGCCTTTGAAAACCGCCACACTCTTATCCCAACAAAAGAGCAAGTTTACCGCAATGCTGACACTGTCGACGAAGCACGTGAGCGCTTAAAAGGCATCATGTCGATCGATTTTGTTGTTCCTGATTATTATGCAGTGCGCCCAAAACCTTGCATGGGCGGTTGGGGAAGTTCATTCATGACCATCTCTCCAACAGGCAAAGTCCTGCCTTGCCACGCAGCGGCATCAATCAAGGGGTTGGAGTTTGAAAATGTAACCGATCGTCATTTACGAGACATCTGGCTCCACTCAAGCTCATTTAATAAATATCGCGGTACTGACTATCTCCCGGATCCTTGCAAATCCTGCGAATTCAGAGAAGTCGACTTCGGTGGCTGCCGTTGCCAGGCCTTCATGTTCACAGGAGACGCCAAAAACACGGACCCAGCTTGCTCTAAATCCTCTTATCATAAAGATTTATTAGAAATTGCAGAAAGAGAATCAAAATTAGAACCAAAAGAATTTCTCTACCGCAAATTCACCAAACAGCAACAGCCGGCAGAATAA
- the alr gene encoding alanine racemase, producing MSATNLRINLERITENYQMFVDAAKTGSTSSEIAAVVKADAYGLGVGPVAETLCKVGCETYFVAHGFEGQVLRSFAPKAKIYVFHGALPGEEAIFQENRLIPVVHSFSTLERWRSFAKQSGYCDVALQVDTGMNRLGFQSQEFKLLCREEHFLEGLDIHLIMSHLACGDEIENIKNKQQLDLFNELMNNRPSLLSDVPLSLANSAGTLLGSDYHFDVCRVGIGLYGGNPFTGQANPCSPVVTVETPILQISEIEAGESVSYGGCWVATRPSRIATVGVGYADGYLRATGYKENGNKESGCEGAVAIDGQLATIVGRVTMDLIMIDVTELPTDIVQVGSLVEMMGETVLIDQVADHAQTIGYEILTSLGHRYKRDYIA from the coding sequence ATGAGTGCCACCAATTTAAGAATTAATCTTGAACGTATCACTGAAAATTATCAGATGTTTGTAGATGCTGCTAAGACGGGATCTACGTCTTCAGAGATAGCTGCTGTTGTGAAAGCGGATGCTTATGGGCTGGGTGTTGGACCGGTGGCTGAGACTTTATGCAAGGTTGGTTGTGAAACTTATTTTGTGGCGCATGGATTTGAAGGGCAGGTTTTACGGTCATTTGCTCCTAAAGCTAAGATCTATGTTTTTCATGGTGCCTTACCAGGTGAAGAGGCAATTTTTCAAGAGAACCGTCTTATTCCTGTTGTTCATTCTTTTTCCACTTTAGAGCGTTGGCGTTCTTTTGCTAAGCAGAGTGGTTATTGCGATGTTGCTTTGCAGGTTGATACTGGGATGAACCGTCTTGGATTTCAGAGCCAAGAGTTTAAGCTCTTGTGCAGGGAAGAGCATTTTCTTGAAGGGCTAGATATTCATTTGATCATGTCGCATTTGGCTTGTGGTGATGAAATTGAGAATATCAAAAATAAACAACAACTCGATTTGTTTAATGAGTTGATGAATAACCGTCCTTCTCTGCTTTCTGATGTACCTTTATCACTTGCCAATTCAGCAGGGACTTTACTTGGTTCTGATTATCATTTTGATGTTTGCCGTGTTGGTATTGGTCTTTATGGAGGCAACCCATTTACTGGGCAGGCCAATCCTTGTTCCCCTGTCGTGACAGTTGAAACTCCTATTTTACAAATTTCTGAAATTGAAGCCGGGGAGAGTGTGAGCTATGGCGGGTGTTGGGTTGCGACACGACCGAGCCGAATAGCAACTGTTGGGGTTGGTTATGCAGATGGTTATTTACGGGCCACAGGATACAAAGAGAACGGAAATAAAGAAAGTGGTTGTGAAGGAGCAGTTGCGATTGATGGGCAGCTTGCGACTATTGTTGGGCGGGTAACGATGGATCTTATCATGATCGATGTAACTGAGTTGCCAACTGATATTGTACAGGTGGGCTCACTAGTCGAGATGATGGGAGAGACTGTTTTAATTGATCAAGTTGCTGATCATGCTCAGACGATTGGTTATGAAATCCTCACGTCTCTTGGTCATCGTTACAAGCGAGACTATATCGCATAA
- a CDS encoding metalloregulator ArsR/SmtB family transcription factor: MEQVGYTKSPSKLDAVFSALADPTRREILSRLSDGEASVTEIAAPFDISQPAISRHLKVLERAGLIERDIARQQRPARLKAETLVVAVDWLTEFKEFWGASFDQLDHVLKALNETEQRKESND; the protein is encoded by the coding sequence ATGGAACAAGTTGGTTATACAAAATCGCCCTCAAAGTTGGATGCTGTTTTTTCTGCTTTGGCTGATCCTACGAGGCGTGAAATTTTATCTAGACTTTCTGATGGAGAGGCGTCTGTAACTGAGATTGCAGCGCCGTTTGATATTAGCCAACCGGCTATTTCACGCCATTTGAAAGTTTTAGAACGCGCTGGGTTGATTGAACGTGATATTGCACGACAACAACGCCCTGCGAGATTAAAAGCTGAAACCCTAGTGGTAGCTGTTGATTGGCTTACTGAATTTAAAGAATTTTGGGGAGCTAGTTTTGATCAGCTCGATCATGTCCTCAAAGCATTGAATGAGACTGAGCAAAGGAAAGAAAGTAATGACTGA
- a CDS encoding class I SAM-dependent methyltransferase — protein MNLDTTKLDATGKVVLDHIYDQETPLHFYNALSQLDYSIPAEANPVFEKLITFLQKNKTNQKIKLIDLGSSYGVNSALLKSEKSLNDLLKRYKVNELKNSTSNELIEKDKSWYKLEKNLITIVGADVSEYALDYALKTNLINKKLCGNFEERTLTETEKQIIENTDLIISTGCIGYVGHQTIKELLNSLTPKQPIMAHFVLRTISFEKIEQEISKNGYKTYKSKIPFRQRSFASKEEKSSTLERLKEMSLNPENYEAEGSYYAHLYISLPSEIEFPSLPEGIKSYF, from the coding sequence ATGAATTTAGATACAACCAAACTCGATGCTACCGGGAAAGTTGTTTTGGATCATATATATGATCAAGAAACCCCTCTTCACTTTTATAATGCCTTATCCCAGCTAGATTATAGCATTCCAGCTGAAGCCAATCCTGTTTTTGAGAAACTAATTACATTCCTTCAGAAAAACAAAACCAATCAAAAAATAAAACTCATCGATTTGGGCAGTTCTTACGGGGTCAATAGCGCCCTACTAAAATCAGAAAAATCTCTAAACGACCTCTTAAAACGTTACAAAGTCAACGAGCTAAAAAACTCAACATCAAATGAGTTAATTGAAAAAGATAAAAGCTGGTACAAGTTAGAGAAAAATTTAATCACCATAGTTGGCGCCGATGTTTCAGAATACGCACTAGATTATGCCTTAAAAACCAATCTGATTAACAAAAAGCTTTGCGGAAATTTTGAAGAACGTACGCTCACAGAAACTGAAAAACAAATTATTGAAAACACTGATTTAATCATTTCAACTGGCTGCATCGGTTATGTTGGCCATCAAACAATCAAAGAGCTCCTAAACTCACTCACACCAAAGCAGCCAATCATGGCTCACTTTGTTCTTAGAACCATCTCCTTTGAGAAAATTGAACAAGAAATTTCAAAAAATGGCTATAAAACCTACAAATCAAAAATACCATTCCGTCAAAGAAGTTTTGCCTCAAAAGAAGAAAAATCAAGCACTCTCGAACGTTTGAAAGAAATGAGTCTCAATCCAGAAAACTATGAAGCAGAGGGAAGCTATTATGCTCACCTCTACATTTCATTACCTTCAGAAATTGAATTTCCATCACTTCCTGAAGGTATAAAATCATACTTTTAA
- a CDS encoding choline/carnitine O-acyltransferase, with the protein MSNSTVSTVGECEESTFSCEEVLPKVPLPELEVTKDKFIEWCQPLLNQEELSETKAAVERFAKSGGLGEKLHRALGEFNNHKDTKSWLDVFWPSRYLGRRDPIALNANFFFLFRHEELSQSQRAAKIAASALGYKLLLDQEKIPVAKIKNNPLSMDQVKYLFSATRIPGKTQDSLRSFYSKAQPGPSISRHILVFSKAKIYVLDVVAADGIPHSYADIEAGMTAILEASAGGRDEKSVGHLTTMRRAEWADAREILKSASSQNKANLDLIETALFSINLDDVAPSSDLEACDNLLHGGSGNRWYDTALQLIVFENGMAGINIEHCGLDGTTILNFVDAILECELSSLDAQSGAVTRGTPSFSRIDFTLTPELEGIVSRASDDFKSLRQTTITRSYDLPEWGGKHIKSLGMSPDAFAQCAMQLAHYRAKGFIGATYESIATRQYCRGRTEAMRTVTPEVFKFVETIESSDATIEDKINSFKDAASKHVERAKECQQGKAPEQHLWELLNIYNRNPELFAGGVLGKILGGKLSKAECDEALKLFESPGWIKMRQDSLSTSSAPSPTILYFGFGSTGPGCIGVGYLVRNDVINCYLSTAQGEEQAIENFIKHFDLALTELSNLLQSKFD; encoded by the coding sequence ATGAGTAATTCAACAGTCAGTACAGTGGGCGAATGCGAAGAGAGCACTTTTTCATGTGAAGAAGTTTTACCAAAAGTACCTTTGCCCGAATTAGAAGTCACCAAAGATAAGTTTATTGAATGGTGCCAACCGCTTTTAAACCAAGAAGAATTAAGTGAAACCAAAGCAGCGGTTGAGAGATTTGCAAAAAGTGGTGGTTTGGGTGAAAAACTCCATCGAGCGCTTGGTGAATTTAATAATCATAAAGATACCAAAAGCTGGCTGGATGTTTTTTGGCCGTCTCGTTATTTGGGCCGCCGGGATCCGATTGCGTTGAACGCTAACTTCTTTTTTCTATTTCGTCATGAGGAACTCTCGCAATCACAAAGAGCGGCTAAAATAGCTGCCTCGGCTTTAGGTTATAAGTTACTGTTAGACCAGGAAAAAATCCCTGTAGCGAAAATAAAAAACAACCCTTTGTCGATGGATCAGGTGAAGTATCTTTTTTCTGCGACACGTATTCCTGGTAAGACACAAGATTCTCTGCGCAGTTTTTATAGTAAGGCGCAGCCTGGGCCTTCAATTTCGCGGCATATATTAGTTTTTTCAAAAGCTAAAATTTATGTGCTTGATGTTGTTGCCGCAGATGGCATACCACATAGCTATGCAGATATTGAGGCTGGGATGACTGCTATTCTTGAGGCTAGTGCTGGTGGGCGTGATGAGAAATCTGTTGGGCATCTCACGACTATGCGCCGGGCTGAGTGGGCAGATGCACGGGAAATACTGAAATCTGCGTCGTCACAAAATAAAGCAAATTTAGATCTTATAGAAACAGCGCTTTTTTCTATTAATCTTGATGATGTTGCACCTTCGAGCGATCTGGAAGCATGTGATAATCTTTTACATGGTGGGTCGGGTAATCGTTGGTATGATACAGCGTTGCAACTTATTGTTTTTGAAAATGGAATGGCTGGAATTAATATTGAGCATTGTGGCTTGGATGGAACCACCATTCTTAATTTTGTTGATGCGATTTTAGAATGTGAGCTTTCTAGCTTGGACGCTCAATCTGGTGCTGTTACTCGGGGAACGCCTTCATTTTCTCGGATAGATTTTACCTTAACTCCTGAGCTTGAAGGGATTGTTTCTAGGGCGTCGGATGACTTTAAGAGTTTAAGACAGACGACTATTACTCGCTCTTATGATTTGCCAGAGTGGGGTGGCAAGCATATTAAATCCCTGGGGATGTCTCCAGATGCGTTTGCTCAATGTGCCATGCAATTGGCGCATTATCGGGCAAAAGGCTTTATTGGGGCCACTTATGAATCTATTGCGACGAGGCAATACTGCCGAGGACGAACCGAGGCTATGCGTACAGTAACGCCTGAGGTTTTCAAGTTTGTTGAAACGATAGAAAGTTCTGATGCAACTATTGAGGATAAAATAAATTCGTTTAAAGACGCGGCCTCAAAACATGTTGAGCGAGCTAAGGAATGCCAGCAAGGTAAAGCGCCGGAACAACATTTATGGGAATTATTGAATATATATAATAGAAACCCTGAATTGTTTGCTGGTGGAGTTCTTGGGAAAATTCTTGGAGGAAAGCTATCTAAGGCTGAGTGTGATGAGGCTTTGAAATTATTTGAAAGCCCTGGTTGGATAAAAATGCGGCAGGATAGTTTGAGTACAAGTTCTGCACCGTCACCGACGATTTTATATTTTGGTTTTGGTTCAACCGGTCCTGGGTGTATTGGTGTTGGTTATTTGGTCCGCAATGATGTGATCAATTGTTATTTAAGTACGGCACAGGGCGAAGAGCAGGCGATTGAGAATTTCATCAAGCATTTTGATCTGGCTTTAACTGAGCTTTCTAATTTGTTGCAAAGCAAATTTGACTAG
- a CDS encoding PAS domain-containing protein has protein sequence MSKEITLTGVEQTFADNELIVSKTDPKGRLTYCNDIFLQISGYTEQECLGQPHNMIRHPHMPRCIFGLLWETIQEGNEIFAYVVNRCKNGDHYWVNAHVTPSKNKAGEILGFHSNRRTPDQRILNEIIKPLYKDLLAEEQRHTNRKTGLQASTDMVQNILKSKSLEYDEFFAKL, from the coding sequence ATGAGCAAAGAGATTACACTGACAGGTGTTGAACAAACTTTTGCTGACAACGAACTAATTGTTAGTAAAACAGATCCAAAGGGACGCTTAACTTATTGTAACGACATCTTCTTGCAGATCTCAGGCTACACTGAACAGGAATGTTTGGGACAACCTCACAATATGATCCGCCACCCACATATGCCGCGATGTATTTTTGGCTTGTTATGGGAAACCATTCAAGAAGGAAATGAAATTTTCGCATATGTCGTTAATCGGTGCAAAAACGGTGATCACTATTGGGTAAATGCTCACGTAACTCCAAGTAAAAACAAGGCCGGAGAAATTCTAGGGTTTCACTCGAATAGAAGAACTCCTGATCAACGAATTCTCAATGAGATAATCAAACCACTTTACAAAGACTTACTTGCCGAAGAGCAACGCCATACAAACCGAAAAACTGGTCTGCAAGCATCGACTGATATGGTTCAAAATATATTGAAAAGCAAAAGTTTGGAATATGATGAGTTTTTCGCAAAACTCTAA
- a CDS encoding methyl-accepting chemotaxis protein, with product MFSNEYKSAILKAVDVCEAAADGDFEARITGITETGDAARLLNAINRLIDKSDAYLRESQASLSYVAKNKYFRRISEKGMSGAFGVASNSNNIAMQSIEDRIVSFTSVIEQFENQMKEVVETVSSAAVELNASAESMEDTTSSASNKAISISSSAEQANTNVASVAAATEQMSYSVNEINQQVLQSSEITSNAVNEVEVSSQDISALCTASEKIGAIVSLIKEIADQTNLLALNATIEAARAGEAGKGFAVVASEVKELASQTSKATDEIEAQVAEIQTASNQAVQSIKVIGNTISNVDEISSAIASAVEEQSAATEEISRNISQATAGTTEVSANIGEISQAVGETNEASKQVLSASTELAQNGEKMRTEVAHFITEVRKVI from the coding sequence ATGTTTTCCAATGAGTATAAATCAGCAATACTAAAAGCAGTTGATGTCTGCGAAGCTGCGGCTGACGGTGATTTTGAAGCACGTATAACTGGAATTACTGAAACCGGTGATGCCGCTAGATTACTCAATGCGATAAACAGATTGATCGATAAATCAGATGCGTACTTACGCGAATCTCAAGCGTCACTTTCATATGTAGCCAAGAATAAATATTTTCGAAGAATATCAGAAAAAGGTATGTCGGGTGCATTTGGTGTAGCAAGCAATAGTAATAATATAGCAATGCAATCAATTGAAGATAGGATTGTTAGCTTTACATCAGTCATAGAACAATTTGAAAACCAAATGAAAGAAGTGGTCGAAACTGTCTCCTCTGCCGCAGTTGAGTTAAATGCTTCCGCTGAATCAATGGAAGACACCACCTCTTCAGCTAGCAACAAAGCTATATCAATTTCATCCTCAGCAGAACAAGCCAATACAAATGTGGCTAGCGTTGCCGCAGCTACAGAGCAAATGAGTTATTCTGTGAATGAGATCAACCAACAAGTTTTACAATCATCTGAAATAACATCAAATGCTGTCAATGAAGTTGAAGTCAGCAGTCAAGATATTAGTGCTTTATGTACAGCTTCAGAAAAAATCGGAGCAATTGTTTCACTCATCAAAGAAATCGCAGACCAAACAAACCTATTGGCATTAAACGCCACTATTGAAGCAGCCCGAGCGGGTGAAGCCGGTAAAGGATTTGCTGTTGTAGCTTCAGAAGTAAAAGAACTAGCAAGCCAAACAAGCAAAGCAACTGATGAAATTGAAGCACAGGTAGCAGAAATACAAACAGCAAGTAACCAAGCCGTTCAATCAATAAAAGTCATCGGAAATACAATCTCTAATGTCGATGAAATCTCGTCAGCAATCGCATCCGCAGTTGAAGAACAAAGCGCCGCAACGGAAGAAATTTCACGCAACATCAGCCAAGCAACAGCAGGCACAACTGAAGTCAGCGCCAATATAGGTGAAATTAGTCAAGCAGTAGGTGAAACCAATGAAGCCTCCAAGCAAGTGCTTAGCGCCTCAACTGAGCTAGCACAAAATGGCGAGAAAATGCGAACAGAAGTCGCTCACTTTATAACTGAAGTCCGTAAGGTAATATAA
- a CDS encoding arsenate reductase: MTKLNLYGLKNCDTCKKAMKAFEQKGIDYNFIDIRAEADLVEKLPTWLNSVGVEKLLNKRSTTWRSLTETEQEAALSEKTQTTLENNPTLIKRPVIEIEKTIYVGWTKDVQEDLI, from the coding sequence ATGACGAAATTAAACCTATATGGTTTGAAAAATTGCGACACTTGTAAAAAAGCCATGAAAGCCTTCGAGCAAAAGGGCATTGACTATAATTTCATCGATATTAGAGCAGAAGCTGATCTCGTAGAAAAGCTACCCACTTGGTTAAACTCAGTTGGCGTTGAAAAACTTCTCAACAAAAGATCAACTACCTGGCGCTCTCTAACTGAAACAGAACAAGAAGCGGCGCTTTCAGAAAAAACCCAAACAACTTTAGAAAACAACCCCACCTTGATTAAACGCCCTGTAATTGAAATTGAAAAAACAATTTATGTTGGCTGGACAAAAGATGTTCAAGAAGATCTAATTTAA
- the arfB gene encoding alternative ribosome rescue aminoacyl-tRNA hydrolase ArfB, whose product MKIKVTDKIHLFDNEIVERFVRSSGAGGQNVNKVATAVQLRFDIKRSPNLPDYIRKKILDLQDSRITKEGIIIIFADRHRTQELNRRDARERLFEIIRNAARTPKHRIKTKPSFTARKKRLDGKTKRGSLKKLRTQKIQID is encoded by the coding sequence ATGAAAATAAAAGTAACAGATAAAATCCACCTCTTTGACAATGAAATTGTGGAACGTTTCGTGCGCTCTAGTGGAGCTGGCGGGCAAAATGTGAACAAGGTAGCAACAGCAGTACAACTACGTTTTGATATAAAAAGATCTCCAAACTTACCTGATTATATCCGCAAAAAAATTTTAGATCTTCAAGATAGCCGCATCACCAAAGAAGGCATAATAATAATTTTTGCTGATCGCCACCGCACCCAAGAACTAAACCGACGAGATGCCCGTGAGCGGTTATTTGAAATTATCAGAAATGCAGCAAGAACACCCAAACACCGCATCAAAACCAAACCATCATTCACTGCAAGGAAAAAACGTCTCGACGGTAAAACCAAAAGAGGCAGTCTTAAAAAACTTCGCACACAGAAAATTCAAATCGATTAA
- a CDS encoding DUF4212 domain-containing protein — MTDTNSSNKTGGGNNSAYWSTNIRIIIVSLIIWAFVSFGCGILLRPLLADIKVGGTDLGFWFAQQGSILVFLCLIFFYAWRMNKLDKEHGVDE, encoded by the coding sequence ATGACTGATACAAACTCATCCAATAAGACCGGGGGTGGTAATAACAGCGCCTACTGGTCCACAAACATTCGAATAATTATTGTTTCACTAATCATATGGGCATTCGTCTCATTTGGTTGTGGTATCCTCCTGCGTCCACTCCTTGCTGATATAAAAGTCGGCGGAACCGATCTCGGTTTTTGGTTCGCTCAACAAGGATCAATCCTTGTCTTTCTTTGTCTGATCTTTTTCTACGCCTGGCGTATGAATAAACTCGACAAAGAACATGGCGTTGACGAATAA
- a CDS encoding cation acetate symporter, with translation MDQYTLNLLFVGASFALYIGIAVWARAGTTAEFYAAGRGVHPITNGMATAADWMSAASFISMAGLIAFGGYINSSFLMGWTGGYVLLALLLAPYLRKFGKFTVPEFIGDRFYSPTARIIAVICLIVASITYVIGQMTGVGVAFSRFLEVNNTLGLMIGAGVVFFYAVLGGMKGVTYTQVAQYCVLITAYTIPAIFISLQLTGNPVPALGLFGDHVESGQALLSRLDQLVTELGFREYTAQNGTPSSVINMVLFTFSLMIGTAGLPHVIIRFFTVPKVADARWSAGWALVFIALLYLTAPAVGAMARLNIIDTIYPNGTAEKSLAYEARPDWMKNWEVTGLLKFKDKNGDGLIQMYNDKSKSFEETAESRGWKGSELVVNRDILVLANPEIANLPGWVIALVAAGGLAAALSTAAGLLLAISSAVSHDLIKGSINPSISEKGELLAARISMAVAIAVATYLGLNPPGFAAQTVALAFGLAAASIFPALMMGIFSKRINNRGAVAGMLTGLIFTLVYIFLHKGWFFIPGTASFPDTIAGSLFGIKSTAIGAIGAILNFVAAYLVSSVTEDTPDEIKELVESVRVPRGAGAATEH, from the coding sequence ATGGATCAATATACCCTTAATCTGCTGTTTGTAGGTGCAAGTTTTGCGCTATACATCGGCATCGCAGTGTGGGCCCGTGCCGGCACCACAGCTGAATTTTACGCTGCTGGTCGCGGCGTTCACCCAATCACCAACGGGATGGCAACAGCCGCAGACTGGATGTCAGCTGCCTCATTCATCTCAATGGCTGGCCTCATTGCCTTTGGTGGTTACATCAATTCATCCTTCCTTATGGGCTGGACTGGTGGTTACGTATTGCTTGCCCTATTACTAGCACCTTACTTGCGTAAATTTGGCAAGTTCACAGTACCAGAATTTATTGGGGATCGCTTCTACAGCCCAACAGCACGCATCATTGCAGTTATCTGCCTCATCGTTGCTTCAATCACTTACGTGATTGGACAAATGACAGGTGTTGGCGTAGCTTTCTCTCGCTTCCTTGAAGTGAACAACACGCTCGGTCTAATGATCGGTGCAGGCGTTGTATTCTTCTATGCTGTTCTTGGCGGCATGAAAGGTGTAACATACACACAGGTTGCTCAATACTGCGTATTGATCACAGCCTATACAATCCCAGCCATCTTCATCTCATTGCAATTAACAGGCAATCCAGTACCAGCCTTGGGCCTTTTCGGAGACCATGTTGAATCAGGCCAGGCACTGCTAAGCCGTCTTGATCAACTTGTAACGGAACTCGGCTTCAGGGAATACACTGCACAAAATGGCACTCCATCTTCAGTGATTAATATGGTCTTGTTCACATTCTCATTGATGATTGGTACAGCTGGTCTTCCTCATGTGATCATTCGCTTCTTCACAGTTCCAAAAGTAGCAGATGCACGTTGGTCAGCCGGTTGGGCTCTTGTCTTCATCGCTCTACTCTATCTTACAGCACCAGCTGTTGGTGCAATGGCTCGTTTGAATATCATTGACACCATCTATCCAAACGGAACAGCTGAAAAATCTCTTGCTTATGAAGCCCGTCCAGATTGGATGAAAAACTGGGAAGTCACAGGGCTTCTTAAGTTTAAAGACAAAAATGGTGACGGCCTCATTCAGATGTACAATGACAAGTCTAAAAGCTTTGAAGAAACAGCTGAATCACGTGGCTGGAAAGGCTCTGAGTTAGTTGTGAACAGAGACATCCTTGTTCTCGCAAACCCTGAAATTGCAAACCTACCAGGATGGGTCATTGCGTTAGTTGCAGCTGGTGGCCTCGCCGCCGCGCTTTCAACAGCAGCCGGACTACTCCTTGCAATTTCATCTGCCGTTAGTCACGATCTGATCAAAGGATCCATAAACCCAAGTATCAGTGAAAAAGGGGAGTTACTAGCTGCCCGTATCTCAATGGCAGTCGCAATTGCTGTTGCGACTTATCTCGGGCTTAATCCTCCAGGTTTCGCAGCACAAACAGTGGCTCTAGCCTTCGGTCTTGCAGCTGCTTCGATCTTCCCGGCCTTAATGATGGGTATCTTCTCGAAACGCATCAATAATCGGGGTGCCGTTGCAGGCATGTTGACAGGTTTAATATTCACACTAGTCTACATCTTCTTGCACAAAGGGTGGTTCTTCATTCCAGGAACAGCATCGTTCCCAGATACAATCGCAGGGTCATTATTTGGCATTAAGTCAACGGCAATTGGTGCCATTGGCGCAATCCTCAACTTTGTCGCCGCATACCTTGTGTCTTCTGTAACAGAAGACACTCCAGACGAAATCAAAGAACTCGTCGAAAGCGTACGTGTACCTCGTGGTGCTGGTGCAGCAACAGAACACTAA